DNA from Phoenix dactylifera cultivar Barhee BC4 unplaced genomic scaffold, palm_55x_up_171113_PBpolish2nd_filt_p 000987F, whole genome shotgun sequence:
GAGAGCGAGAGCGAAAGCGAAAGCAAGAgagcgtgagagagagagacggtcAAGACGGGTCTGCCGGTGTGGATGTTGGGGCTGGGCGCGGCTCGGTTGGAGGCCGACATGAACCGCTTGATGGCCCTGCTCTTCCACCAGGTTCCACGACTaccccttcttttcttcttatagTTTCTCCGCTAGAGCTGCTAGTCtcctttttgttgttgttgttgttgttgttctcCCCACAGTTTTTTGTGGAAAGAAAAGATGGGAAAGTTAGCCCATCCCTGAACTAGATGGCTGATGTGGGGCACTGCATGCGCAGGGGGTGCTGGACGAGCAGTTCATGCAGCTGCAGCAGCTGCAGGATGAATCTTCCCCCAATTTCGTCTCCGAGGTCATCTCCATCTACTTCCGGGAATCGGAGAAGCTCCTCAAGAATCTCCGATCTCTACTGTACGTAACTGTTGCATGCCCGCTCCCGTCTGCACGTTACTATATGTTCCATTCCACCTCTCATGATGTACTTCGGCTCCTCATCCCCTGCCTACTTTCAGCTCTGCATTGCATCTGATACGCATCTTTGTTTCTAACTGGATGAGCGATGTTTTAAGCCTCAGAGCTGACAGGGAGTGCACGGACTACACGAAGATAGGGATACATCTGAACCAGCTGATGGGCAGCAGTTCCAGCATCGGAGCCAAACGCGTGAGGACTGTCTGCCTTGCCTTCCGCGCCGCTTCCGAGCACAGCAACTGGTCCGGGTACGTACCGGACTCCTAGTAGCACCAAATGCTTTCTTCAATTTGTCATCATGGTATCCACGTTCTCGCACAAACTCCCTTTACATACTTCTCCATGGTAAATACCATGGGCATGcgagaaaaggaaaacaaaattaAACGTTCTGATGCAGCTTTGGAATCTGAGATTAGTATCTCTAGCCTAGGGCCTAAAAAAACCGTTTTCCAATATATAGAGTAGTGGCAATTTCAGTGGGTAGGGGATCGCATAGGATCGAGCCTTCTTACATTAGTTCGAGGATATTAGTGGATTGTGTACGGGGTAGCACTTGAATCGAGCCTCAAATTAGTTGGCCGCCGTGTATTGCATTTGCACCAGAGTCCAGAGTTTGGGCCACGGATTTAGCAGTGGTGGTCGGAACCACCCTAGCTGTCGGTGCGTCCTGCATCCCGCGCCGGGGGAGTGAAAGGCAGATGGGCGACCGCTCCTTCAAACCTCTTCCACGGTGTCGGATCCGGAGAAATGACCTATGGTACACGCACCTACTCATGCCGCAGCTTCTGTACCGGACGTAGGGGGTACCTTTCGGTTTAGTAGTATCTAATTCTGAGGTATCTAGCTAGTATGAATATAGTA
Protein-coding regions in this window:
- the LOC120107724 gene encoding pseudo histidine-containing phosphotransfer protein 6-like isoform X2 yields the protein MLGLGAARLEADMNRLMALLFHQGVLDEQFMQLQQLQDESSPNFVSEVISIYFRESEKLLKNLRSLLADRECTDYTKIGIHLNQLMGSSSSIGAKRVRTVCLAFRAASEHSNWSGCLRSLEVLEHEYCYLKTKLHELFQMEQHRVMAAGARYHPALS
- the LOC120107724 gene encoding pseudo histidine-containing phosphotransfer protein 6-like isoform X1, coding for MLGLGAARLEADMNRLMALLFHQGVLDEQFMQLQQLQDESSPNFVSEVISIYFRESEKLLKNLRSLLLRADRECTDYTKIGIHLNQLMGSSSSIGAKRVRTVCLAFRAASEHSNWSGCLRSLEVLEHEYCYLKTKLHELFQMEQHRVMAAGARYHPALS